CGTTTCAAAGTCACTGTTAGTTGATCCGAAGGCCGCATTAATTCCCCATATTCCAACTAACAATCCAATTATCATCTTTTGATTAGCACTCGCCCACTCTACTAGTAAAGATCTTTTTTTCTTAGTCCCATAAACCATTTCCATTCCGTTGCGGTAGATTTTATTGATCACAAATGTGAGCGTTGCTATAAAAATCACATTGTAAATAATCCGAAGGGAAAAGTTATAAACAATTAATTGACTAAGTTTGAAAGCGTAAAGAACAAAGAAGAAAGTTAAGGTCGTAAGTGTAATATTTATAACAAAATAACTTTTTATATTATTTTTTCGTCTATAGCCTAAAGATGTAAGGAAACCAATGATTAGAAATATAGCTATGGCGTGAATATACCAAATGCTCGATGCTATATCTCTGAATTCATTATTAACGTCTAACGGAACAGCCGGCTCTTCAAAATCACCCGACAAGAACCAGCCAAAAGCAAATAATACATACATGCTGCCAATAAAAAATCCGCCTGATAATAGTACCCTACCAAAATTCGAGTTTTGCACCTCTTTATAAGCAATCGTTGCAAAGTTTTCACTGATCGCATCTTTAACTTGCGAAAATGAACCGTTTAAAATTTTCATGTCAATCAATCCCCCTGCAATTGAATTCTTTACCGATAAACAGGGATATGCCCACCTAATTTCGAGTGAAATCCAAATTCAAGGTAACATATCCCCAGTTTGAATACTGAAATCAGGGTTTTCCGTGTCGATTCCATTAATTTCTTTATAGACATCATTATTATCCAGCGTGATGCCTTCTTCTTCATCCATTTTTAATACTTGAAGCGTTAATGGTTGCGGACCTTTCTTTTCTACCTTAGATTCAGCCTCTGCGTCTCTTAAAGTGTTGCATCCTGTTAAGACGAGCATTGCTAGAATCACTATAATCATCGTCTCTGTCAATTTCCTAAATTAACTCTGTCATTTCTTAATTTATGTATTTTTTCCTGCCCTACTATTAGCGCCATTATATCTAGCTTTTTGGCTTTCCTTGCTTTAAGGCTTCAATCTTTTTAAACAAATCAAATATATGTTCTGAAATCTCTTCTTGATGCAATGAAATAATAGGAGAAAATTGTGTATTGTATTTTTCCATAGCCTCTTCTTTAAGATTGACTTCTAAATATTCCCTACTTGGTCGATTAATTTCTCCGATATCCTTCCAAGAGTACGCGGCATTATCCGTTCTGAGCTTATCATCTGAAAGCACTATAATTGGAACATTTCTTAAGTGATTATGAAGATGAAAGTACATTTGTAATAAGTAATGAATGATGGGAAAAACTGTTAATAGGAGGAAAAAAGCCTGTGTAATTGTCGGATTAAGTGGATCCCATGAAAATATTATCAAGACAAACCAAGGAAGATAGGACCATCCCCAAATCGTAATGGCGATACCCGCCAAATCAATAATCCAGGAAGTTGCTATTCTATTAACAACCACGTCATTCTTTTCAGGGATGTATGAAAGGAGTTTGTTGCGAAAACCTGAACCAAATACTCGCATGATATACATATTAATAACTCCTACGGAAAACCAAATGAAAGTTAACCACCTAACATTACATTCCTTTAAAACTGAACAGTTGTAACCTATGTATCTTTCCCTTTATCACTCACTCCTTAAGATTAAAGTTTTTCACAGAAAACGAGGGATATCTAAAAACGCAATACATCGCAATAATAAATTCACAAGCGCCGATTAGCAGGCCCAGATACACTACAGTGACTATAAACACACCAAAAACAAGTTCGTAATCCCCTAGTATACCGTTTTTGATGACCAGAGTTGTTAGTGAGGTTAATAGAAAGATTACTGGAAATAATATGAGATGCTTCGAACCTTTTTTCACATTTGACTTTCTTCCATGCCCATTTTTCGGTCTTAAGCTGTTGATCCATTTAACTAAAACAACTATATGTAGTATCAATCCACTAACTAAAATAATAAGAATAAACGGCAAGTATAAATGATAATTACCTTCATCTTTACTGAACATTAAGAACGTAAGATAAGGATCCAATGCTGCCTTATACGTGAAAATCACCATACCAACACTCAACAGCTTTTGGCTAAAAGCGTTATTCCACCAACAAAGTAAGAGTACAAGCAAATGGATACCGAATAAAACCGCTTCAGCGTAGTAAATCCTATGCCAACCAGTAGACAGTGTATCCCAGCCGACTGTATTCGCATTGGCTACAGCTAATGACACCCCTACAAAAAAAGCCGACATAAAAAAAAGACCAATAAGATAGCTCCTCATCCCAGACATCGTCAATCTACCATCTATTAATTCTCCTTTGATGGCGGAAAAACTTTCTTCCGTTAATTTACCCATTAATTTCACCTCGATTATGAGTGATGCTAACTAATTCCATCTATTACTGCTTAAACAAGACAGGGATATGTTGAACCTAATTTTGAAATCCAAAATTCAGGTAACATATCCCCTCCAACTATCTTTTAATATCCCATTTATGTATATTTCTTCTCAATTACTTATGCGTTCATATAAGGCTTTTTGTTTCTACTGCTTGTAAAACGTTAGAAAGGTTTTTCTTATGCCAACCCGCACCTATCATTATTTTATTTGACCTCGTTTTTATCAGGCATTAGAACAAAAATCCCCGCAATAATAAATAATATGCTAATAAAAAATTGAAATATAATGGTCGTTATGCCCATGACTAAAAGGATTATCCCCTGTAACTTCGTTGCTTTCTTCTTGATTCTAATACTTAAAAGGATTGCTATAATTGCAAAAGCAAATTGGAATACAGCGCCGACTCCCCAGATGAGAAGCAGTACGGAATCAGACTCACCCATTAACAACATCCAAATTAAACCAAATAAAGTCCACAGTATTGATATGACGCCACCAATTAAGGCAAGTATACTTGCAACCTTACTATTTCTTTCCACTTTTCAACCTCCAAGCTACCAAAACGTTAGCTATTAATTAGGTATATAAATAAAATAACTAGCAACATCGCAAAAAAGAAAAATATGTATATTCCGCTAATTGCTAAAGATATCCATAACAATTCTTTTTTTCTTTTCGTTTTAAAAAGCCCTACCATAGACAAAATAAAGCTAGTGAAAAATATGACACTAGCTACTCCAACCAATACGAGATTCATTTCGTAAAGAATAAAAGGAAGGAAAAGATATACCACAACATTAACTACCAACAAAATATAACTTAAAGCATCATATCTTTTTAAAAAATCTTGCATACTTTTCCACCTCTATATTATTTTATTCGGGGCTATTCTCTCTTACTTCGTCCACTCTTTTTGCAAAGTCATTTCTCCAAATCTTGAACTTCTCTTCGAATTCTGACTCTGTTCGATTTACATAACCACGGAATTTAACTATCTCAATATCAGTTGCATCAAATAATTTATATCCGTCTTTCGACAATCCTATTGGTAGTAATACGGCACCATAGTCCTTGAAGTTATTTTCATCGAATAAAATTCCCCTACTAATTATCATATAAACTAAATCCAGAACTAAAGTAACATAACCCTGCCTAGCTAACTATTATTGTCTTGATCCAACGTCATTACATAAAATATCGAGAAAAGTAATGAATGATGGGCAAAAGTGTCCATAGAAGGAAAAATGCCTGTGTAATTGTCGGATTAAAGGGATTCCATGAAAATATAATCGTGACAAACCAAGGAAGATAGGACCATCCCCAAATCGTAGCGGCGATACCCGCCAAATCAATAACCCAAGAAGTTGCTATTCTATTAATAACAACGTCATTCTTTTTAGGGATGTATGTAAGCAGTTTATTGCGAAAACCTGAACCAAATATTCGCATGATATACATATTAATAATCCCTATGGTGAACCATATGAACGGATCTAGAAAAATAAATCGCAGCATATGGTTACCAGGATCATCGATTGTAGGAATGAGCTTAAAATAAACAAAGAATGCCAACAAACCAGCTTTAGCGATGATTTGTTCAGGGATGATAACGTTTATCCCCACTTTTCTTAAGTAATCATTAATGATTTAATATGTCGTAAATTTCTTTTCTTACATTTTCCAATGGTTCGTTAAGTCGAATTCTTTCGTCATAGTCATTAGACCAAATGAAAAAGTCTGATAACCCGCCTCTTGGTGGAAACAGGGATTCGTGCATTTTTCTTACTTCACTAATATACTTCTCTTCAATTTCAACAGAAGGAAGATTGATTAAAAAATCAAGTATCTGCTTTACTTGTCGAATTTGTATATCAATTTCACCCCTTCCATACTTTTCAAGTATTTCAAGTAAATTTAAATACAACCTTTTTAAATCCTCAAATTTATTCGCCATCCAAATCACTCCTATTTCAATGGTATTTCCTCTAAAACCTCTAATCCTTTTATTTTCCAAGGTTCATGTACAAATGTTTGATTAATATCCATTCCACCCGAGAATGCTCCCCCTTGAAATCCAACAGGCCCCTCATATATCGTCGTCCCTTTAGGTATTTTTATCTTATAAGTCGCATTAAGCGGCGAAGTGCCCGTCAGCACTCCCGTTTTTGGATCAACCCATTGGGATTTAACCGCTAAATCAATACGAACCTTCGCTACTGATTCTGCCCGATCATTTGTAAACCACTGTCCAAGTGCATTTTTTTCTTTACCCGCAATAGTCAAACCTCCACTCTCTCCAGCGCGATACAGAATTAGATCTTCTTGCAATTCTTTAGCATTATATTTACCACCATAAAAATTATTTATTGGTTTGCTATCTAGCTTAGCTAAAGGTCCGGGATTTTCAATCATATTATATTCGTATTTAAGTGTATCTTTATACTTTGATCCGGCACCTCCAACAGTCCCAACACCCTTACCACCAACATTAAGGCCCTCAATCTTGCTTAACCTATCCTTCATGGCATTCCCATAGAAATGCGTATTCTCTGCGGGAATATGCACAGTACCGAGTTGGTCTGTCGCCAATCCCATTTGTCGGCTTGGGAGAATGTTTTTGGCTGCGGTTATAGTGGTGTCTGCTAGTTTTCCAGCTTCTACTCCACGTTTTAACAATTGGATTTGCACTTCTTTGGATGTATCTTTTACCGCTGCTCCCGCACTTTTCAACCGTGTAGTCGCTTGTTTCCCCGCAGTTACGACCATGTCATCCACATGTTTCAGGCTAGTTTGGAGACTGGCTTTCACACTGGACTTTACCCCCAGCTGTCCAAGGTCTCCACCTAGGTTGGCGGTTCTAACTGCACCACTAAATCGTTTAATTCCCACAGCCCCGGGAACGAGATCTAACGGACTGAGCGCACCCCTTAACCAACGTTCTGTTGTTCCTAACTCTCGACCAGATACCCAGTCTTCCCCGGATATGGCGGATTTCAATTCTAATGAACCATACACTGCGCCCAAAGCCAATCCAGCTGGCGGACAAACGATTGCGACGCCTACAATGACTACGAGTGCCGCAATATTTACCCAAAACTCTTTGTTTTCTTGTTGATTTCGAATCGATTCATAACCAAAAGCTCGCGTGTTTAATATTCCCATTTGGTATTCTTCTCGCGTGATATCCTGATCAGCATTCAGTTGTTTCCACGCTTCGAATTCCAATTTCATCTGTTCTGCGTAGAAACTATCTCCGCTAAACAAATCATCCAAACCAACCTCTGTTTTGAGTACTTCCGTTGATTCATACGAGCCGGGAAGATGTACGATTCTTGTAACACCAATTCGATTTTTTGTCTTGTAATTCGAAATGGATAATTGCTGCACTTCTGCCACGAATGCGTCAATATCTTCATAGAACGGCTGATCAATTGTCCGGTCAACGATATCGCCGACCTTCCCAGTAAACCTATGTAGGACTTTAAAGTCTTCAAACAAATTTTGATAGGTGTTTTTCCTGTCCGTATGTTTAAATGAGATGACGCCGTCACTATCATATCTTTCGACCGCCGATTCAGCGTCTTCTAGATTGGAACTAATGTCTTTTAAATCGTCAATCATACCTTTTCCATACACACCTAGCCCAATAAGGTTACCGATACCTGATTTCATCTTTTCCCAGTCTGCCGGGACATATTTTACATCCATTACATCACAGCTCCAGTTTCGCGATGATTTGTTCGGTGATGATGGCGTTTGCGCCACTCACCGTAGGTACTACTCTGAGTAGGTCTAACCAAAAAACATAAGCTAGATGTAAACCTGGATATTTCCCTGTTATTTTGATCCAGTGGTATATCCCGCTAGCTCATCTCCATTAAAAAAGATGTTCAACGCACTAGTTCTATCATCCTTCAAAAGATCGTAAGTCCACTGATTACCCTTTTCTTCTAATGGCTCACCAAACAACTCAATAACTTCGTCTTTCGTCATCCCATCTTCCAATGCATTGAACTTTTCCTCTGTAACTACGCCTTCTTTATTGCTACAGGCCACAATGGCGAGTGATAAAGCAATTAACATAAGGGAAATTAGTACTTTCTTCATTTTGTAGGCATCTCCTTTTGAAATTTACGAACTATAATTACTCGACCTCTAATTTAAACCATCTTTTAGTTGAATAGACGACCGTCACTACGGCTCCTATTAAACCAATTATAGTAATGACGGGTGTAATCATTGTACCGAATAACATCGCTAGTAGAGAGACGATGTAAAGAAGTACAGCATTATTGTTAATTTTAATATTAACTGTACTCCCTCGTTCTACTTGCCTATCTTCGCTACCAAAAATCAATTGTTTTGCTTTCATCGTTACTTGTTCCGCATCTGAAGTAATGGTATATTCCTCATTATTTTTCAATTTCTTCACTAGTTGATTATCCACCTCTAAGGCTACTTTGGTAGTTCCCCCCATCATTCCTGTCGATCTCTTTACACGTATACTCATTTTGCTCCCCCTTTGTATTTTCTGTAGTAATAACAAATTTCCCAACAATTTCAATTTCCAAGTATAAAGGCATTAAAACAAAGACTCTAACACCTTAATTTTAATGCCTGTATTCAAAAAGTTATTTCCAACCATTAAACTCTAGAAATTTATCTGGTATTCTTAATTCGATTTGCTGTTCGAGTTCTTTTAAAAATACATCCAAATCCGCCTTATCGTACCACTCTTGGCTATTTTCCAAACTAATTCCTACGTCACCATTGATAATTGAACAGCCGAATGCCCCTCTATTATAATTTAGAATAATATTGAAGTAGTTATACAATGTAAATTGCATACTAAACATCGTATAAGAAGTATCCGTTTGTCCGAAGACTGAAAAACTTCCTACTCTATCCTGAAAATGTCCTTTAAGTGCATTTTTGACCTCATCTTTTATTATTTCGAACCCCTTACTTTGCAATCGAAAGTATCCTTTAGTGTCAACAGTAAACATTCTTGGTTTGTGATTAACAATGTTTCAACAATCCTAAGAACTAAAATATAAAAAAGTAAATAAATCCCAACAATCCCATACTATTTGTTGCGGCTTTGTTGGTTCTTTCCTAAAAATCTATATACGATTTCTTTTAATAAATCGAACTACCTAATTGACTTATAAAATACAATGAACCATATAATCAAATAATCGAAAAAAATAAATGAATATCCACCAAGATAATACCTACAAAAATAAGTTTGGATTTTTTGCTATTAACCTATTTAATGATTCTACTCTTGAAATGAAATTATCTAATGCTTCTTCTTGAGTTTTAAACTTCTTAATCCCCGCTGGAGTTCCACGCTCCGATGTCGCAAACACTTCGTAATCAGATCCATTTTTTATAATTCCAACATTATTCGGCTCATAATTTGGTGCTTCAAAAAGTTTATAATTTGTTAGTCCTTTTTCAACAAGAATTCTTTTCACTTCTTCGTATTTCATTGAATGTCCTCCTAAAGTGATTTTAATAACCCCAGACCCTCTAACATACTTGTTGGTAAAGGTAATTGATATTGAATTCCTCCACCTACAGCACCGAACCCTGGTGCAATTTCTCCTTTTTGTATCTTCAGGTCATCGAATGATAAACCCCAAAAATTCATATAGTCATCAATGTCATTCCGAAGTTCAATCCTCGGACTCGCATCATAATAACTTTTTATGTTGCTAAAATCTCCTGTAATTTCATATTGATGGTATTTAGAAGCGTCTTCTATATATGGCAAGGAGCGCTGGTCATATGAAAATGGAGTACCACCATCAACTGGTGAGGTAAATCTGCCATCAGATGGACCATATCTATCAATAACTTCCCCAACTTTTGGAACGTATGAATCCTTAATTGGTTCACTTAATTTATCTAGTTTAAACCCGTCGTTAGGCACTTGAGACCAATCTATTTTACCATCAGATGTTAAAACTCTCGAATCCTTCGGAACTTGTACTTCGACAGGCCATTTTCCTGTTTTTACATATTCATCTGCTAATTTAGCGTCAATATTCTTTAAATAGTTATGCAAGTCCGTACTAGAGCATTTTGTTTGTTTCAACAGATCATCCAAATGCCTCCCAGTTCCGCTTCCTACCTTACCATCAACATTCAAGCCCTCAATCTTGCGTAACTTATCCTTTATGGCATTCTCCAAGAAATGCGTGTTCTCAGCGGGAATATGCACGGTACCGAGTTGGTCTGTTGCTAGTCCCATTTGGCGGTTCGGGAAAATGTTTTTGACAGCGGTTACGCTGGTATCTGCTAGTTTTCCAGCATCTACCCCACGTTTTAACAATTGGACTTGCACTTCTTTGGATGTATCTTTTATCGCTGCTCCCGCACTTTTCAAACGTGTAGTCGCTTGTTTCCCCGCAGTTACGACCATGTCATCCACATGTTTCAGGCTAGTTTGGAGACTGGCTTTCACACTGGACTTTACCCCCAGCTGTCCAAGGTCTCCACCTAGGTTGGCGGTTCTAACTGCACCACTAAATCGTTTAATTCCCACAGCCCCGGGAACAAGATCTAACGGACTGAGCGCACCCCTTAACCAACGTTCTGTTGTTCCTAACTCTCGACCAGATACCCAGTCTTCCCCGGATATGGCGGATTTCAATTCTAATGAACCATACACTGCGCCCAAAGCCAATCCAGCTGGCGGACAAACGATTGCGACGCCTACAATGACTACGAGTGCCGCAATATTTACCCAAAACTCTTTGTTTTCTTGTGTGTCCCGAATTGATTCATAGCCAAAAGCTCGCGTGTTTAATATTCCCATTTGGTACTCTTCTCGCGTGATATCCTGATCAGCATTCAGTTGTTTCCACGCTTCGTATTCCAATTTCATTTGTTCAGCGTAAAAGCTATCACCACTAAACAAATCATCCAAACCAACCTCTGTTTTGAGTACTTCCGTTGATTCATACGAGCCTGGAAGATGAACGATTTTCGTGACACCAATTCGATTTTTTGTCTTGTAATTCGAAATGGATAATTGCTGCACTTCTGCAACGAACGCGTCAATATCTTCATAGAACGGCTGATCAATTGTCCGGTCAACGATATCGCCGACCTTCCCGGTAAACCGATGCAGGACCTTAAAATCTTCAAATAAACTTTGATAGGTTTTTGCCCTATCCGTATGTTTGAATGATATGACGCCGTCACTGTCATATTTTGCGATCGCCGATTCAGCGTCCTCTAAATTGGAACTAATATCTTTTAAATCGTCAATCATACCTTTTCCATACACGCCTAGCCCAATAAGATTACCGATACTTGATTTCATCTTTTCCCAGTCTGCCGGGACATATTTTACATCCATCACATCACAGCTCCAGTTTAGCGAAGATTTGTTGGGCTATAGCGGCGTCAGCCTCCATCATCGTATTCAATATATCAATGACCAATGTCTGGGCACGAACATAATTATCTTGAAGATCCATCACTTTTGCATTTGCTTCTGCGTATACTTCCATAGCTTTTTTAGCTTTTCCCTCAGAATAATATTTTATCTGTCCTAATTTTTCTGTATTAGGTGTCACATTACTTTCCAATTCAGTAATAATCTCTTGCAGATAATTAAAGATTGTAATCATCTCATCAGAATTGATGTTAATTAATGAGGATGAGCCGCCTCCGTTACTCATAACCATTGCATTAGCCATATTATCGTGCCTCCTTGTAAGGGAATTCCATCTCATCAAATAATATTTTCAAAAACCAATACTGACTTGCATGATAATAGTTTTTATTAACGGGATCTACCATAATTAACTTTTCATTTTTCGTGAAGATAAGCCATTGCTGATAATAAGCTGGATTGGAGATGTCTCTAGGTTCCTCGTCTAAATGAAAATACTCCAGATTCATGAACATACTTTCCGGTTCAAATTTCTCTATTTCTCGCCTTTCATGATTGGACAGCTTTTCTTTCAAAAAAGACTTTTCTACTTCTTCAGGTTCTCTAAGTACAACAGGAAACTTTTCACCCAACATGCTTAACACAAGTGCTTTTGAGACAACGAATAATTGATAAGTTCTGTTTTCCTCTAATTCTAATAAAACAATCAACTCATCAACATCCTGTTCTCGAAACGCAAACATTAAGTTATTAATCCGCACATATTTTTTGCTTTGATGGTAATACTCAATTGCCTGAATAACTGGTGCCCCGCCGTCTGTTATTTTTCCATCCGCGGATAATATTCCTTTTTCTATTAATCGG
This DNA window, taken from Sporosarcina sp. 6E9, encodes the following:
- a CDS encoding glycohydrolase toxin TNT-related protein; this translates as MDVKYVPADWEKMKSSIGNLIGLGVYGKGMIDDLKDISSNLEDAESAIAKYDSDGVISFKHTDRAKTYQSLFEDFKVLHRFTGKVGDIVDRTIDQPFYEDIDAFVAEVQQLSISNYKTKNRIGVTKIVHLPGSYESTEVLKTEVGLDDLFSGDSFYAEQMKLEYEAWKQLNADQDITREEYQMGILNTRAFGYESIRDTQENKEFWVNIAALVVIVGVAIVCPPAGLALGAVYGSLELKSAISGEDWVSGRELGTTERWLRGALSPLDLVPGAVGIKRFSGAVRTANLGGDLGQLGVKSSVKASLQTSLKHVDDMVVTAGKQATTRLKSAGAAIKDTSKEVQVQLLKRGVDAGKLADTSVTAVKNIFPNRQMGLATDQLGTVHIPAENTHFLENAIKDKLRKIEGLNVDGKVGSGTGRHLDDLLKQTKCSSTDLHNYLKNIDAKLADEYVKTGKWPVEVQVPKDSRVLTSDGKIDWSQVPNDGFKLDKLSEPIKDSYVPKVGEVIDRYGPSDGRFTSPVDGGTPFSYDQRSLPYIEDASKYHQYEITGDFSNIKSYYDASPRIELRNDIDDYMNFWGLSFDDLKIQKGEIAPGFGAVGGGIQYQLPLPTSMLEGLGLLKSL
- a CDS encoding DUF5081 family protein, with amino-acid sequence MQTSTDTFNVVELYLLAAAFGGNVLFGLPEKQVFQLKGEEVFEEAHNRLIEKGILSADGKITDGGAPVIQAIEYYHQSKKYVRINNLMFAFREQDVDELIVLLELEENRTYQLFVVSKALVLSMLGEKFPVVLREPEEVEKSFLKEKLSNHERREIEKFEPESMFMNLEYFHLDEEPRDISNPAYYQQWLIFTKNEKLIMVDPVNKNYYHASQYWFLKILFDEMEFPYKEAR
- the bamE gene encoding outer membrane protein assembly factor BamE produces the protein MKKVLISLMLIALSLAIVACSNKEGVVTEEKFNALEDGMTKDEVIELFGEPLEEKGNQWTYDLLKDDRTSALNIFFNGDELAGYTTGSK
- a CDS encoding DUF4176 domain-containing protein; amino-acid sequence: MIISRGILFDENNFKDYGAVLLPIGLSKDGYKLFDATDIEIVKFRGYVNRTESEFEEKFKIWRNDFAKRVDEVRENSPE
- a CDS encoding Imm59 family immunity protein; translated protein: MKYEEVKRILVEKGLTNYKLFEAPNYEPNNVGIIKNGSDYEVFATSERGTPAGIKKFKTQEEALDNFISRVESLNRLIAKNPNLFL